A single window of Pseudomonas lijiangensis DNA harbors:
- a CDS encoding IS110 family RNA-guided transposase, whose amino-acid sequence MPVAVGVDCAKKTFDIALLQGNQKFRTKAKLANTEAGFNQFEQWLETHAEKACWVVMEATGIYYEALAEFLYARGFKVAVLNPAIIHAYGKEDLRRVKTDKADAKLIARYGSERTHKLREWTPEPPSQRRLRALVRRLEDLQEMRQMEANRLEVCDVSVQHSIRSLIDSLDEQIEHTRKKIRQHIDDDPDLRGKRDLIVSIDGLGDTSAASLLAELGDPLKYKGARAIVAFAGLNPVPDQSGEYTGPTPISKTGSARLRKSLYMPGIVASRHNAVIKAQSDRLKARGKAPQQIICAAMRKLLHLVYGVIKSGKPYDPKYAMAV is encoded by the coding sequence ATGCCTGTAGCTGTCGGCGTCGATTGCGCTAAGAAAACCTTTGATATCGCTCTGCTCCAGGGCAACCAAAAATTTCGTACCAAAGCCAAGCTGGCCAATACGGAGGCTGGTTTCAATCAGTTCGAGCAGTGGCTGGAAACGCATGCAGAGAAAGCCTGCTGGGTCGTCATGGAAGCAACGGGCATCTACTACGAAGCCTTGGCTGAATTTCTCTACGCCAGAGGATTCAAGGTCGCAGTGCTCAATCCAGCCATCATTCATGCCTATGGCAAAGAGGATCTGCGGCGAGTCAAGACGGACAAGGCAGACGCCAAGCTCATTGCCCGGTACGGTTCTGAGCGAACTCACAAACTGCGAGAGTGGACACCGGAACCTCCGTCACAGCGGCGTTTACGGGCGCTGGTACGCCGACTGGAGGACTTGCAGGAAATGCGGCAGATGGAAGCCAATCGCCTGGAAGTTTGCGACGTCAGCGTTCAGCACTCCATACGGTCGCTCATCGACTCCCTTGACGAGCAGATCGAACACACCAGAAAAAAGATTCGTCAGCACATTGATGACGATCCCGATCTGCGCGGCAAGCGTGATTTGATCGTATCAATCGACGGTCTGGGTGACACAAGTGCGGCCTCTCTGCTGGCAGAGCTTGGGGATCCACTTAAGTACAAAGGGGCTCGTGCCATTGTGGCATTTGCCGGCCTTAACCCGGTACCTGACCAATCAGGTGAATACACAGGGCCGACGCCCATCTCCAAAACCGGGTCCGCCAGACTGCGTAAAAGCCTGTATATGCCCGGCATTGTGGCCTCCCGCCATAACGCCGTGATTAAGGCTCAAAGCGATAGGCTCAAGGCGCGAGGCAAAGCGCCCCAACAGATCATCTGCGCAGCCATGCGTAAGCTCTTGCACCTGGTGTATGGCGTGATCAAGTCAGGCAAGCCATACGATCCTAAATATGCGATGGCTGTGTAA
- a CDS encoding SCO family protein — MTRTQKTVFILVAIVALILGLTFNRVLSGKGAGDQTALIDAGIILLPQSRNLPDLKMIDQNGEPVAINQLKDKWTVLFFGYTFCPDICPTTLAQIRQIKSELPKDVVGNLRVVLISVDPNRDTPQQLKQYLGYFDKEFVGLTASMADLQKLANAVSIPFIPADTSKPNYTVDHSGNLALLGPDGTQRGFIRAPLSSQKLVVQLPGLLQRH, encoded by the coding sequence ATGACTCGAACCCAGAAAACCGTATTCATCCTTGTCGCCATCGTGGCCTTGATCCTGGGCCTGACCTTCAACCGCGTGCTGTCGGGCAAAGGAGCGGGCGATCAGACAGCGCTGATCGATGCGGGCATCATCCTGCTGCCGCAAAGCCGTAACCTGCCCGACCTGAAGATGATCGACCAGAACGGTGAGCCCGTTGCCATCAACCAGTTGAAGGACAAATGGACGGTGCTGTTCTTCGGCTACACCTTCTGCCCGGACATCTGCCCGACCACTCTGGCGCAGATCCGTCAGATCAAGAGCGAGCTACCCAAGGACGTGGTCGGCAACTTGCGCGTGGTGCTGATCAGCGTTGACCCGAACCGCGACACGCCGCAGCAGCTAAAGCAATACCTGGGTTATTTCGACAAGGAATTCGTCGGGCTGACCGCCTCGATGGCGGATCTTCAGAAACTGGCCAATGCAGTGAGCATCCCGTTCATCCCTGCCGATACCAGCAAGCCGAACTACACCGTCGACCACAGCGGGAACCTGGCACTGCTGGGGCCGGACGGCACTCAGCGCGGGTTCATTCGTGCACCGTTGAGCAGCCAGAAGCTGGTGGTGCAATTGCCAGGGTTGTTGCAGCGACACTAA
- the cyoE gene encoding heme o synthase, with the protein MSVLSQERQALWRDYLELTKPKVVTLMLMTSLVGMLLSSHNSVPWTILVFGNLGIGLCAGSAAVINHVVDRHIDALMARTHNRPIAQGRIAPENALVLALLLTLLGQFLLLAFTNPLTAWLTLASLMGYAVIYTGFLKRATPQNIVIGGLAGASPPLLGWVAVTGQVSAEPLLLVLIIFAWTPPHFWALAIHRKAEYARASIPMLPITHGEHYTKVHIVLYTCILFAVSLLPYAIHMSGPAYLICASLLGLRFLHWSRVLYRGTRPHAAIGTFKYSVHYLFLLFVALLADHYLLLKP; encoded by the coding sequence ATGAGTGTATTGAGTCAGGAACGTCAGGCGCTATGGCGTGATTACCTGGAGCTGACCAAACCCAAAGTCGTGACGCTGATGTTGATGACCTCGCTGGTCGGCATGCTGCTGTCCAGCCACAACAGCGTGCCCTGGACGATTCTGGTGTTCGGCAATCTGGGCATCGGGTTGTGCGCGGGGAGTGCCGCCGTTATCAACCATGTGGTGGACCGGCATATCGATGCGCTGATGGCTCGCACTCATAACCGACCGATTGCCCAGGGACGGATTGCGCCGGAAAACGCCCTGGTTCTGGCCTTGCTGCTGACACTGCTCGGGCAGTTTCTGCTGCTGGCATTCACCAATCCGCTGACCGCCTGGCTGACCCTGGCGTCGCTGATGGGCTACGCCGTGATTTACACCGGCTTTCTGAAACGGGCCACGCCGCAGAACATCGTCATCGGCGGGCTGGCCGGCGCTTCGCCGCCCTTGCTGGGCTGGGTGGCCGTGACCGGACAGGTGAGTGCCGAGCCTCTGTTGCTGGTGCTGATCATCTTCGCCTGGACCCCGCCACACTTCTGGGCGCTGGCCATCCATCGCAAGGCCGAATATGCCAGGGCGAGTATCCCGATGCTGCCGATCACCCATGGCGAGCACTACACCAAAGTGCATATCGTGCTGTACACCTGCATCCTGTTCGCGGTCAGTCTGCTGCCCTATGCGATTCACATGAGCGGCCCGGCGTATCTGATTTGTGCATCACTGCTGGGTTTGCGCTTCCTGCACTGGAGCCGTGTGCTGTACCGTGGCACTCGACCGCACGCGGCAATCGGCACCTTCAAGTACTCTGTCCATTACTTGTTCCTGCTGTTCGTTGCCCTGCTCGCAGATCACTACCTACTGTTGAAACCATGA
- a CDS encoding COX15/CtaA family protein: protein MTRPGFRIALLATLLALFVVLLGAYTRLTHAGLGCPDWPGCYGFIGVPATERQLAHAQLHFPDAPVHAGKGWSEMTHRYFAGGLTLTILWLAIKAWQRRHLAGQPLKLPLLLVAVVFVQAAFGMWTVTLKLWPQVVTAHLLGGVATLSLLFLLTLRLSGAFAPLPHVPTRLKRLAALGLGLVTLQIALGGWVSANYAALACTDLPTCQGQWWPETDFANGFHLTQHIGPDYLGGKLDNEARTAIHLTHRFGALLVTCALLTLAWQLKRAGLKGLAKLLVLTLGIQIGLGFGNVLLNLHLPVAMAHNAGGAGLLLTLTLINFRTRAALGSERRNPERARLAASWANVLSAKKDTLP, encoded by the coding sequence ATGACCCGACCCGGATTTCGTATCGCCTTGCTTGCCACGCTGCTGGCGTTGTTCGTGGTGCTACTCGGTGCTTATACACGGCTCACCCATGCCGGCCTGGGTTGTCCTGACTGGCCGGGCTGTTACGGATTCATCGGCGTGCCCGCCACCGAGCGGCAACTGGCTCATGCGCAACTGCACTTTCCAGACGCTCCGGTGCATGCAGGAAAAGGCTGGAGCGAGATGACGCATCGCTATTTCGCGGGCGGGCTGACCCTGACGATTCTGTGGCTGGCCATAAAAGCCTGGCAGCGTCGCCATCTGGCCGGGCAACCGCTGAAACTGCCTTTGCTGCTGGTGGCCGTGGTCTTTGTTCAGGCGGCTTTCGGCATGTGGACCGTGACCCTCAAACTCTGGCCGCAAGTGGTCACGGCGCATCTGCTGGGAGGCGTGGCCACCTTGAGTCTGCTGTTCCTGCTGACACTGCGCCTGAGTGGTGCCTTCGCGCCATTGCCACACGTGCCCACGCGCCTGAAACGCCTGGCGGCGCTGGGGCTGGGGCTGGTCACGCTACAGATCGCCCTGGGCGGCTGGGTCAGTGCCAATTATGCAGCGCTGGCCTGCACCGACCTGCCCACCTGCCAAGGGCAATGGTGGCCGGAAACGGACTTCGCCAACGGTTTCCACCTGACCCAGCACATCGGCCCCGATTATCTGGGCGGCAAACTCGACAACGAAGCGCGCACCGCAATTCATCTGACCCATCGCTTCGGCGCACTGCTGGTGACCTGCGCACTGCTGACCCTGGCCTGGCAGCTCAAACGCGCCGGGCTCAAGGGGCTGGCAAAACTGCTGGTGCTGACCCTCGGGATACAGATCGGCCTGGGGTTCGGCAATGTGCTGCTGAACCTGCACCTGCCCGTTGCGATGGCTCACAACGCGGGAGGCGCGGGTTTGCTGCTGACCCTGACACTGATCAATTTTCGTACACGTGCAGCCCTCGGCAGCGAACGGCGCAACCCTGAGCGAGCCCGTCTGGCGGCCTCATGGGCCAATGTGCTGTCGGCGAAGAAGGACACACTGCCATGA
- a CDS encoding SURF1 family protein encodes MNRLIRRSGPVLLILAVLPLLLMLGFWQLNRAEEKRVILAHHAERQAAEPVDIARLLDAEDPAYRRVHLQGRFDAAHSLLLDNSTRDGKAGVELLQPFQDQPSGLWLWINRGWLPWPDRRMPPAFTTPSQPQDLTAWVHVPLGESFHLQADALSDSWPKLVTAVTPQTLWAALDRRGYPNELRLEPGSAAYRVDWPVVAIDPQKHVGYAVQWFALATALLGLSLYWGWRNRKTEEEPHGSNHEPRRRT; translated from the coding sequence ATGAACCGCTTGATCCGGCGTTCGGGACCTGTGCTGCTGATTCTGGCGGTGCTGCCGCTGCTGCTCATGCTCGGTTTCTGGCAATTGAACCGGGCCGAAGAGAAGCGCGTGATTCTCGCTCATCACGCCGAACGCCAGGCGGCCGAACCCGTCGATATCGCCCGCCTGCTGGATGCCGAAGACCCCGCCTACAGGCGCGTGCACTTGCAGGGACGTTTCGATGCAGCCCACAGCCTGCTGCTCGATAACAGCACCCGTGACGGCAAGGCCGGTGTCGAATTGCTCCAGCCCTTCCAGGACCAGCCCAGCGGGTTATGGCTGTGGATAAATCGTGGCTGGCTGCCCTGGCCGGACCGGCGCATGCCGCCAGCATTCACCACCCCCAGCCAGCCGCAGGATCTGACGGCCTGGGTCCATGTCCCTCTGGGCGAAAGCTTTCATCTGCAAGCCGATGCGCTGAGCGATTCGTGGCCGAAACTGGTGACCGCCGTCACGCCACAAACACTCTGGGCTGCGCTGGATCGCCGGGGCTATCCAAACGAATTGCGGCTTGAGCCGGGCAGTGCGGCGTATCGCGTTGACTGGCCGGTGGTGGCGATCGATCCGCAAAAACATGTGGGCTATGCCGTGCAGTGGTTTGCCCTGGCCACGGCCTTGCTCGGTCTGAGTCTGTATTGGGGCTGGCGCAACAGGAAAACGGAGGAAGAGCCCCATGGGAGCAACCATGAACCCCGTCGGCGCACCTGA
- a CDS encoding twin transmembrane helix small protein, with protein MLKAAIVLMLAATITCLFSGLFFLIKDDNQSTRLLKVLALRVILAALTLALITWGFYSGQLVSHVSW; from the coding sequence ATGCTCAAAGCAGCGATTGTTCTTATGTTGGCGGCCACCATCACCTGCCTGTTCAGTGGCCTGTTCTTTCTGATCAAGGACGACAACCAGTCGACCCGGCTGCTCAAGGTCCTGGCCCTGCGGGTCATTCTCGCCGCTCTCACCCTGGCGCTGATCACCTGGGGTTTCTACAGCGGTCAGCTGGTGTCACATGTGAGCTGGTAA
- a CDS encoding cytochrome c oxidase subunit 3 has translation MATPHEHYYVPAQSKWPIIATLALLVTMFGLGTWFNDLKAGRPESNGPLIFFVGGLLVAYMMAGWFGAVVKEARAGMYSAQMDRSFRWGMVWFIFSEVMFFMAFFGVLFYVRVWTGPWLGGEGSNGISNMLWPNFQFQWPLLENPDPKLFPPPKGVIDPWHLPLINTILLVSSSVTITFAHHALKKAHRGALKGWLAVTVLLGCSFLILQAEEYVHAYQELGLTLGSGIYGATFFMLTGFHGAHVTIGTIILFVMLMRILRGHFDAEHQFGFEAASWYWHFVDVVWVGLFTFVYVL, from the coding sequence ATGGCTACGCCCCATGAGCATTATTACGTTCCGGCGCAAAGCAAATGGCCCATCATTGCCACGCTGGCCCTGCTGGTCACGATGTTCGGCCTGGGCACCTGGTTCAACGACCTGAAGGCAGGACGGCCCGAATCCAATGGACCGCTGATCTTTTTCGTGGGCGGTCTGCTGGTGGCCTACATGATGGCTGGCTGGTTCGGTGCGGTCGTCAAGGAAGCACGGGCCGGCATGTACAGCGCGCAGATGGACCGCTCGTTTCGCTGGGGCATGGTCTGGTTCATCTTTTCCGAAGTGATGTTTTTCATGGCCTTCTTCGGCGTGCTGTTTTACGTGCGGGTCTGGACCGGCCCGTGGCTGGGCGGAGAGGGCTCCAACGGCATCTCGAACATGCTGTGGCCGAACTTTCAGTTCCAGTGGCCGCTGCTGGAAAACCCTGACCCGAAACTGTTTCCGCCGCCCAAGGGCGTCATCGATCCGTGGCATTTGCCGCTGATCAATACCATTTTGCTGGTCAGCTCCAGCGTGACCATTACCTTTGCCCACCACGCCTTGAAAAAGGCCCATCGTGGCGCACTCAAAGGCTGGCTGGCCGTCACCGTACTGCTGGGCTGCAGTTTTCTGATCCTGCAAGCTGAAGAGTACGTCCATGCCTACCAAGAGCTTGGCCTGACTCTGGGCTCCGGGATCTATGGCGCGACCTTTTTCATGCTGACCGGGTTTCACGGCGCCCACGTCACCATCGGCACGATCATTCTGTTTGTGATGCTGATGCGGATTCTGCGCGGGCATTTCGATGCCGAGCATCAGTTCGGTTTCGAGGCTGCGAGCTGGTACTGGCACTTCGTTGATGTGGTGTGGGTCGGCCTGTTCACCTTTGTGTATGTCTTGTGA
- a CDS encoding cytochrome c oxidase assembly protein translates to MSNVHSIKGLVTRLLLIVVVMFAFGFALVPLYDVMCRAFGINGKTGGQYQGSQVIDQQRRVRVQFISTNAVDMVWAFHPRNDEVEVHPGAVNEMIFIARNPTDKAMTAQAVPSISPGQAAAYFHKTECFCFTQQMLQPGEQIEMPVRFIVDRDLPKEVKHLTLAYTLFDITARQPPVLPVVKNGG, encoded by the coding sequence ATGAGCAACGTGCATTCGATCAAAGGCCTCGTCACTCGCCTGCTGCTGATAGTGGTGGTGATGTTTGCCTTTGGTTTCGCTCTGGTGCCCCTGTATGACGTGATGTGCAGGGCATTTGGCATCAATGGCAAGACCGGCGGGCAATATCAGGGCTCTCAGGTGATTGATCAGCAGCGGCGGGTGCGCGTGCAGTTCATCTCCACCAATGCGGTGGACATGGTCTGGGCGTTTCACCCTCGCAACGATGAAGTCGAAGTCCACCCCGGTGCGGTCAACGAAATGATCTTCATCGCTCGCAACCCCACCGACAAGGCGATGACGGCCCAGGCAGTGCCCAGCATTTCCCCCGGTCAGGCGGCAGCCTATTTCCACAAGACCGAGTGCTTCTGCTTTACCCAGCAGATGCTGCAACCGGGAGAACAGATCGAAATGCCGGTCCGTTTCATCGTTGACCGCGACCTGCCCAAGGAAGTGAAACACCTGACTCTGGCTTACACGCTGTTCGATATCACTGCACGCCAGCCGCCCGTTCTGCCTGTCGTGAAAAACGGTGGCTGA
- the ctaD gene encoding cytochrome c oxidase subunit I, which produces MSAVIDDHGGTGHDHAHGPAKGLMRWVLTTNHKDIGTMYLWFSFTMFLLGGSFAMVIRAELFQPGLQIVEPAFFNQMTTMHGLVMVFGAVMPAFVGLANWMIPLMIGAPDMALPRLNNFSFWLLPAAFLLLVSTLFHPGGGPNFGWTFYAPLSTTYAPESVTFFILAIHMMGISSIMGAINVVATILNLRAPGMTLMKMPLFVWTWLITAFLLIAVMPVLAGCVTMMLMDIHFGTSFFNAAGGGDPLLFQHVFWFFGHPEVYIMILPAFGAVSSIIPAFSRKPLFGYTSMVYAVASIAFLSFIVWAHHMFVVGIPLVGELFFMYATMLIAVPTGVKVFNWVSTMWQGSLTFETPMLFAVAFVILFSIGGFSGLMLSIAPADFQYQDTYFVVAHFHYVLVPGAIFGIFASAYYWLPKWTGHMYDETLGKLHFWLSFIGMNLAFFPMHFLGLAGMPRRIPDYNLQFADFNMVSSIGAFTFGATQVFFLFIVIKTIRGGPPAPAKPWDGADGLEWTLPSPAPYHTFSTPPEVK; this is translated from the coding sequence ATGAGTGCAGTGATCGATGACCATGGCGGAACAGGCCACGACCATGCCCACGGCCCCGCCAAGGGCCTGATGCGCTGGGTGCTGACCACCAACCACAAGGACATCGGCACGATGTACCTGTGGTTCAGTTTCACCATGTTCCTGCTGGGCGGCTCGTTCGCCATGGTGATTCGCGCCGAACTGTTCCAGCCGGGCCTGCAGATCGTCGAGCCGGCCTTTTTCAATCAGATGACCACCATGCATGGCCTGGTCATGGTCTTCGGGGCGGTGATGCCCGCCTTCGTCGGCCTGGCCAACTGGATGATTCCACTGATGATCGGTGCACCGGACATGGCCTTGCCGCGCCTGAACAACTTCAGCTTCTGGTTGTTGCCTGCTGCTTTCCTGTTATTGGTTTCAACACTCTTCCATCCGGGCGGCGGACCCAACTTTGGATGGACTTTCTATGCGCCTCTTTCGACAACTTACGCACCCGAAAGCGTGACGTTTTTTATTCTCGCTATTCATATGATGGGTATCAGCTCAATTATGGGCGCCATTAATGTAGTCGCGACCATTCTCAATCTTCGGGCCCCGGGCATGACTCTGATGAAGATGCCGCTGTTCGTCTGGACCTGGCTGATCACGGCGTTTCTGCTGATCGCGGTCATGCCGGTGCTGGCCGGCTGCGTGACCATGATGCTGATGGATATCCATTTCGGGACCAGCTTCTTCAATGCTGCAGGGGGCGGTGATCCACTGTTGTTCCAGCATGTGTTCTGGTTTTTCGGCCACCCCGAGGTGTACATCATGATCCTGCCGGCTTTCGGGGCGGTCAGCTCGATCATTCCCGCGTTCTCGCGCAAGCCGTTGTTCGGCTATACCTCAATGGTCTACGCCGTGGCGAGCATCGCCTTTCTGTCGTTCATCGTGTGGGCGCACCACATGTTCGTGGTGGGCATTCCTCTGGTGGGCGAGCTGTTCTTCATGTATGCAACGATGCTTATCGCCGTACCGACGGGGGTCAAGGTGTTCAACTGGGTCAGTACCATGTGGCAGGGTTCGTTGACGTTCGAGACGCCCATGCTGTTCGCCGTGGCGTTCGTGATCCTGTTTTCCATTGGCGGATTTTCGGGGCTGATGCTGTCCATCGCGCCCGCCGACTTCCAGTATCAGGACACCTACTTCGTGGTGGCGCACTTCCACTATGTACTGGTGCCGGGGGCGATCTTCGGCATTTTTGCCTCGGCCTATTACTGGCTGCCCAAGTGGACAGGGCACATGTATGACGAAACCCTGGGCAAGCTGCATTTCTGGCTGTCCTTCATCGGCATGAACCTGGCGTTCTTCCCGATGCACTTTCTTGGCCTGGCGGGCATGCCGCGCCGCATCCCGGACTACAACCTGCAATTCGCGGACTTCAACATGGTGTCGTCCATCGGGGCTTTCACCTTTGGGGCGACGCAAGTGTTCTTCCTGTTCATCGTGATCAAGACCATTCGCGGCGGCCCGCCTGCGCCAGCCAAGCCCTGGGATGGCGCGGACGGGCTGGAGTGGACGCTGCCGTCGCCCGCGCCTTATCACACCTTCAGCACACCGCCCGAAGTGAAGTGA
- the coxB gene encoding cytochrome c oxidase subunit II: protein MKRRPCVWMGFALWLISVQVHAAWTTNMSPGASVVSNAVFDLHMTIFWICVVIGLVVFAAMFWSMLMHRRSLGQKAAHFHENTTVEILWTLVPFLILVAMAIPATRTLISMYDATESDVDIQITGYQWKWHYKYLGQDVEFFSNLATSTDQIQNRDTKGEHYLLEVDQPLVLPVGEKIRFLVTGADVIHSWWVPAFAVKRDAIPGFVNEAWTRIEKPGIYRGQCTELCGKDHAFMPIVVEAKSTADYQAWLAERKEEGARLKELTDKNWTREELIAHGDKVYHTVCAACHQPEGQGMPPLFPALKGSPIATGPLEGHLNIVFNGKPGTSMAAFGKQLSEVDIAAVVTYERNAWGNDKGDMLSPKDVLALKQSQQ, encoded by the coding sequence ATGAAGCGACGTCCATGCGTCTGGATGGGCTTTGCGTTGTGGCTGATATCTGTTCAGGTGCATGCAGCCTGGACAACGAATATGTCGCCTGGCGCTTCTGTCGTCAGCAACGCGGTATTCGATCTGCACATGACCATTTTCTGGATCTGTGTGGTGATCGGTCTGGTGGTGTTCGCCGCCATGTTCTGGTCGATGCTCATGCATCGACGCTCCCTTGGGCAGAAAGCCGCCCACTTCCACGAAAACACCACCGTCGAGATTCTCTGGACCCTCGTCCCCTTCCTGATTCTGGTCGCCATGGCGATCCCCGCGACCCGCACCCTGATCAGCATGTATGACGCCACCGAATCGGATGTGGATATCCAGATCACCGGCTATCAATGGAAGTGGCACTACAAATACCTGGGGCAGGATGTGGAGTTCTTCAGCAACCTGGCGACCTCCACCGACCAGATCCAGAATCGCGATACCAAGGGCGAACATTACCTGCTGGAAGTCGATCAGCCACTGGTGCTGCCGGTTGGCGAGAAGATCCGCTTTCTGGTGACGGGAGCCGACGTGATCCACTCCTGGTGGGTGCCGGCTTTCGCGGTCAAGCGCGACGCGATTCCAGGGTTCGTCAATGAAGCCTGGACCCGCATCGAAAAGCCCGGCATCTACCGCGGCCAATGCACCGAGCTGTGCGGCAAGGACCATGCCTTCATGCCCATCGTGGTAGAAGCCAAGTCCACGGCGGATTACCAGGCCTGGCTGGCCGAGCGCAAGGAAGAAGGCGCCCGGCTCAAGGAACTGACCGACAAGAACTGGACCCGGGAAGAACTCATCGCCCATGGCGACAAGGTCTATCACACCGTCTGTGCTGCCTGTCACCAGCCTGAAGGGCAGGGCATGCCGCCTCTGTTCCCGGCGCTCAAGGGTTCGCCGATCGCCACCGGCCCCCTCGAAGGGCATCTGAACATCGTGTTCAACGGCAAGCCCGGAACCTCCATGGCAGCCTTCGGCAAACAGCTTTCAGAAGTGGATATCGCAGCGGTCGTGACCTACGAGCGCAATGCGTGGGGTAACGACAAGGGCGACATGCTGAGCCCCAAAGATGTGCTGGCCCTCAAGCAGTCACAGCAATGA
- a CDS encoding SulP family inorganic anion transporter, producing the protein MGTTELKSVLPRELLASVVVFLVALPLCMGIAIASGMPPAKGLITGIIGGLVVGWIAGSPLQVSGPAAGLAVLVFELVREHGMAMLGPILLLAGLLQLLAGRFKLGCWFRVTAPAVVYGMLAGIGVLIVLSQVHVMFDSGPKPSGLDNLVAFPATLVQAIGPGSAMQAGLLGLGTMLVMWSWEKIRPQSLRFIPGALLGVGLATGISLIMALDVKRVEVPDNLADAIDWLRPADLMNLTDPTILIAAIALAFIASAETLLSAAAVDRMHSGTRSDFDKELSAQGVGNMLCGLVGALPMTGVIVRSSANVQAGATTRFSAIFHGLWLLAFVLILSSVLQSIPVASLAGVLVYTGLKLVDLKAFRGLGRYGRMPMFIYAATASSIIFTDLLTGVLVGFGLTLVKLALKASRLKISLVQLEAEGEMELRLVGAATFLKVPALTKVLGSIPQGSTVHVPLNNLTYIDHSCLELLEEWGRANAAQGTKLMIESRGLKRRLEGRVYTTTGIGAAAR; encoded by the coding sequence ATGGGTACTACAGAACTGAAATCCGTCTTACCACGGGAGCTCCTCGCTTCCGTGGTGGTGTTCCTGGTTGCCCTGCCACTGTGCATGGGGATTGCAATTGCTTCAGGCATGCCTCCGGCCAAGGGATTGATTACTGGCATCATCGGTGGTCTGGTGGTTGGCTGGATCGCGGGGTCGCCCTTGCAGGTCAGTGGCCCTGCCGCAGGTCTGGCCGTATTGGTATTCGAGCTGGTACGTGAGCATGGAATGGCCATGCTTGGCCCGATTCTTCTGCTGGCCGGCCTGCTTCAACTTCTGGCCGGACGCTTCAAGCTCGGCTGCTGGTTCCGGGTCACGGCACCGGCCGTTGTATACGGCATGCTGGCCGGCATTGGCGTGCTGATCGTCCTTTCACAAGTGCATGTGATGTTCGATAGCGGTCCTAAACCGTCCGGGCTGGATAATCTGGTGGCATTCCCTGCAACGCTGGTCCAGGCCATCGGACCGGGTTCGGCCATGCAGGCAGGCCTGCTGGGGCTGGGAACCATGCTGGTGATGTGGTCCTGGGAAAAAATCCGCCCACAGTCGCTGCGTTTCATTCCGGGAGCACTGCTGGGTGTCGGTCTTGCAACAGGCATCAGCCTCATCATGGCGCTGGATGTAAAGCGCGTAGAGGTTCCTGACAATCTGGCCGATGCCATCGACTGGCTGCGCCCTGCGGACCTCATGAACCTCACTGACCCGACGATCCTGATTGCCGCCATCGCCCTGGCCTTCATTGCCAGTGCCGAAACGCTGCTCTCGGCCGCTGCCGTCGACCGCATGCACAGCGGCACACGCTCTGACTTCGACAAGGAGTTGAGCGCACAAGGCGTAGGTAACATGCTGTGTGGTCTGGTGGGTGCCCTGCCCATGACCGGCGTTATCGTTCGCAGCTCGGCAAACGTTCAGGCAGGTGCAACGACCCGATTCTCGGCGATTTTCCACGGCCTGTGGCTGCTGGCTTTCGTACTGATTCTGTCGAGCGTACTGCAGAGCATTCCGGTAGCGAGTCTGGCGGGTGTGCTGGTGTACACGGGCCTCAAGCTGGTAGACCTGAAGGCATTTCGTGGCCTGGGCCGTTATGGACGCATGCCGATGTTCATCTACGCAGCCACGGCTTCGTCGATCATCTTCACTGACCTGCTGACCGGTGTACTGGTTGGTTTCGGTCTGACTCTGGTCAAGCTGGCACTCAAGGCTTCGCGCCTGAAGATCAGCCTGGTTCAACTGGAGGCCGAGGGTGAAATGGAATTGCGTCTGGTAGGTGCGGCGACTTTCCTCAAGGTTCCGGCACTGACCAAAGTACTGGGCAGCATTCCTCAAGGCAGCACCGTGCACGTACCTCTGAACAACCTGACCTATATCGATCACTCTTGCCTGGAATTGCTGGAAGAGTGGGGGCGCGCCAATGCCGCTCAGGGGACGAAACTGATGATTGAGTCACGGGGCCTGAAGCGTCGCCTGGAAGGGCGGGTGTATACGACAACCGGAATCGGAGCTGCTGCCAGGTAG